A section of the Streptomyces sp. V3I8 genome encodes:
- a CDS encoding aldehyde dehydrogenase family protein, with product MKAHDGMYIDGAWRPAAGAETIAVVNPVDEQVIALVPAGTIEDVDAAVRAARAAFPAWAATPPAERAARIGALRDVLVARKDEIAETVTAELGSPLKFSQAVHVGAPIAVAGSYADLAASYAFEEKVGNSTVHLEPVGVVGAITPWNYPLHQIVAKVAPALAAGCTVVLKPAEDTPLTAQLFAEAVHEAGVPAGVFNLVTGLGPVAGQALAEHEGVDLVSFTGSTAVGRQIGATAGAAVKRVALELGGKSANVILPSADLAKAVNVGVANVMSNSGQTCSAWTRMLVHDSQYDEAVALAADAAAKYGERIGPVVNAKQRERVVGYIEKGVGEGARLVAGGPEAPRKPGYFVSPTVFADVEPGMAIAQEEIFGPVLSIIRYEDEADALRIANGTVYGLAGAVWAGDEAEAVAFARRLDTGQVDINGGRFNPRAPFGGYKQSGVGRELGSHGLSEYLQTKSLQF from the coding sequence ATGAAGGCACACGACGGCATGTACATCGACGGCGCGTGGCGCCCCGCGGCGGGGGCGGAGACCATCGCCGTCGTGAACCCGGTCGACGAGCAGGTCATCGCCCTGGTACCGGCGGGCACGATCGAGGACGTCGACGCCGCCGTACGGGCCGCCCGCGCCGCCTTCCCGGCCTGGGCGGCCACCCCGCCCGCCGAGCGCGCCGCACGGATCGGCGCCCTGCGGGACGTCCTCGTCGCACGCAAGGACGAGATCGCCGAAACGGTCACCGCCGAACTCGGCTCACCGCTGAAGTTCTCCCAGGCCGTGCACGTCGGCGCGCCGATCGCGGTCGCCGGCTCGTACGCGGACCTCGCCGCCTCGTACGCCTTCGAGGAGAAGGTCGGGAACTCGACCGTCCACCTGGAACCGGTCGGCGTCGTCGGGGCGATCACGCCCTGGAACTACCCGCTGCACCAGATCGTCGCCAAGGTCGCCCCGGCGCTGGCGGCGGGCTGCACCGTCGTGCTGAAGCCCGCCGAGGACACCCCGCTGACCGCGCAGCTCTTCGCGGAGGCGGTCCACGAGGCGGGCGTGCCGGCCGGTGTCTTCAACCTCGTCACCGGCCTCGGACCGGTCGCCGGCCAGGCGCTCGCCGAGCACGAGGGGGTGGACCTGGTCTCCTTCACGGGCTCCACGGCCGTCGGCCGGCAGATCGGCGCGACGGCCGGCGCGGCCGTCAAGAGGGTCGCCCTGGAACTCGGCGGCAAGTCCGCCAACGTCATCCTGCCGAGCGCCGACCTGGCCAAGGCGGTGAACGTCGGCGTGGCCAACGTGATGTCCAACTCCGGCCAGACGTGCAGCGCCTGGACCCGCATGCTGGTGCACGACTCCCAGTACGACGAGGCCGTCGCGCTGGCCGCCGACGCCGCCGCGAAGTACGGCGAGCGCATCGGCCCGGTCGTCAACGCCAAACAGCGCGAACGCGTGGTGGGGTACATCGAGAAGGGCGTCGGTGAGGGCGCGCGGCTCGTCGCGGGCGGTCCCGAAGCCCCGCGGAAGCCGGGCTACTTCGTCAGCCCGACCGTCTTCGCGGATGTCGAGCCCGGGATGGCCATCGCGCAGGAGGAGATCTTCGGCCCGGTCCTGTCGATCATCCGGTACGAGGACGAGGCGGACGCGCTGCGCATCGCGAACGGCACGGTGTACGGGCTCGCGGGCGCCGTCTGGGCCGGGGACGAGGCGGAGGCCGTGGCCTTCGCGCGACGCCTCGACACCGGGCAGGTCGACATCAACGGCGGACGCTTCAACCCCCGGGCGCCCTT